One Brassica napus cultivar Da-Ae chromosome C4, Da-Ae, whole genome shotgun sequence genomic region harbors:
- the LOC106422980 gene encoding RING-H2 finger protein ATL40 produces the protein MSFNDPSLNSIILWFAAVTSLLTIFVIFTLLVICLIKRRRFVDVSPETEDDHRHRRREPQGQGVSASVIAAFPTFSYKLDNNDLEGNSQEIECPVCLGLIAKNAVIKVLPNCKHMFDVECIARWLESHTTCPVCRTMAEPMASTGDKVLESIE, from the coding sequence ATGAGTTTCAACGACCCTTCGTTAAACTCCATCATCCTTTGGTTCGCCGCCGTAACGTCTCTCTTGACTATCTTCGTTATCTTCACCCTCCTCGTTATTTGTTTGATCAAACGCCGTAGGTTTGTGGATGTATCACCGGAAACAGAAGACGACCACCGCCACCGCAGAAGAGAACCACAAGGCCAAGGGGTTAGCGCTTCTGTGATTGCTGCCTTCCCGACATTTTCTTACAAACTGGACAACAACGATCTCGAGGGCAACAGTCAGGAGATAGAGTGTCCGGTTTGCTTAGGGTTAATCGCCAAGAATGCTGTAATTAAGGTTTTACCAAATTGTAAGCACATGTTTGATGTGGAATGTATTGCTAGGTGGCTTGAATCGCACACAACTTGCCCTGTGTGTCGTACAATGGCTGAGCCGATGGCTAGCACTGGGGACAAGGTTTTAGAAAGTATAGAATAG